In Dethiosulfovibrio peptidovorans, the genomic window ACGCCGATAAGGAATGGGTGACCGGCTAAAGTACAAGGCCCGGTCGTACCGATCCACCACGACTTTCACTCGATCCGGATTGGATTCGTCTTCGGAAGCGAGAGGATGTCGAAGTGAGATCATCGGGAACTCGGGCCGTTCCTTCAGACATCGGGCGACCTGGTCCACAAGAGCGGGATCCATGAAGGGCTCGTCTCCCTGCACGTTGACGACGCCATCACAGGGTATATCGCCCAGGGCCTCAAGAACTCGAGAGGTCCCGTTGGGATGATCCGGGGAGGTCATGACAACCTCCCCGCCAAACTCCGTCACGGCGCGAGCGATCCGCCGATCGTCGGTGGCGACCAACACCCGGTCCACTAAGGCAGCCTGCGAGGTCAGCCGGTGTACCCAACGGATCATGGGCTCCCCTCCAAGGTCACACAGAGGCTTGCCCGGCAGTCGAGATGATCCCCACCGGGCGGGGATGACAGCAACGACGGTCATGACGGCTATCATCCGTTCAGGAGACGATGTTCGGCCGCCCTGGCCCGCATTTTGGCGGGGTCGATGGGACGAATCTCCCGGACGATCCACTCCCTCATGGCCTTGCCTTCGTCGGTCTCCTGCTTGTAGCTCATGAAATCCAGTTCAATACCCAACGCGTCAGCAACTCTCAGAGCCATAACAGGCCAGACCTCGCCGATATCGCCGATGATAGGAATGCTCCCCTCGTGGCGAGCGAAGGCGGACATCTCCATGCGAAAGGGAATGCCGGATATTTTGGTCTTAGGCAATCCTTTACTGATAGCCTCCTGGATCTTGGCACTCTCTTTCTGCTGATCCTGAGCCTTCCGAAGGTTTTCGTCCAGGTCGATGCGGACCAGGGTCTTGTCCCTGAGATGATACGTGTGAATCCCCTTCCACCACGCCCAGATACCGTGTCCTGTATAGTTCTCGAATGGGCCGTCGTGAAGTTCCTGAGAAAGGGCGATGGCCGATTCGATGATGACGTCGGCATCCTCCAACATTCGGGCCAGCCTCA contains:
- the kdsB gene encoding 3-deoxy-manno-octulosonate cytidylyltransferase, coding for MTVVAVIPARWGSSRLPGKPLCDLGGEPMIRWVHRLTSQAALVDRVLVATDDRRIARAVTEFGGEVVMTSPDHPNGTSRVLEALGDIPCDGVVNVQGDEPFMDPALVDQVARCLKERPEFPMISLRHPLASEDESNPDRVKVVVDRYDRALYFSRSPIPYRRQKSAVMFGHIGIYGYRRDFLSRYVSLESTPLSESESLEQLRVLESGYTILVPLAKGHHGFGIDSPADLERARALIREERV